CAATctaatattgaaaacgaaaagaatatCTAATTAGTGGGCGGTCAGTGGAGGGTAAAGTCCTCTTGTATACAAATAAAAGAGAGTTatagaattatgcaaattatagGGTCATTAAGCTAATGAGTTAGcataaaaactttgaaaaaagtgattaaaaaaaataaggagaCCACGGTGATAGAAAAAAAATTTGGATTCTTGTCTTGAAGGTTGACAATAGAAACTATACATCTTCTCAAACAACTATTAAAAAATATCgaaaagagaaataaaatttacacatGGTATTAGTACCTAGAAAAATTCTATGAAGAAAATTAcatagagaattctagaaaagaaagatattagcgtagtctatattaaaataattaaggatatgtacgaggttATAATGATAACAGTGAAGACTCACACAAATTAACCAAAGTGTTTCCTATAAAGTTAGGGTTATATCAAAATTGTCTCTATTTTTTTACACTAATGATGAATGAACTCGCTAGACACATCTAAGACATATTACCATGGTGCATGTTGCTTGCAAATGACATTGTTTTGCAGACGAGATGCGCAAACGAGTAAATGTTAAGCTCGAATCTTATAGGAAATATTGAGAGTGAATGGTTTTAGGCTTGGTAAAGTAAAGATAGaacatataaaatttaagttcaaTAATATTAAATGTGGTAAGGCAATTGTTAAGTTAATACATGATGAGTTACTaagagctttaagtatttagaaTTGTTTTGCAAAAGAATGGAGGGGTTGAGAGATATCTTACATATAATAGAAGTGCAATAGTTGAAATGGAGGAAAGTGTTTAGTGTTCTTTATGAtcataaagttttttaaaaattgaatgtgCACCTGCTACATTATATGgaattgaatgttgggctatggcTTGAGTACACAAGTAGAAGATGAGAGTCGTATAGATGAATGTGCAATCGTATGAGgatgaacaaaataagaaatgagaacattaaaGAGAAAGTTAAGTTCAACCTATTGAGAGAAAACTCCAAAAGATGTATTTAAGATGGTATGAATATGTACTTAGCTGACtgataaatgctccagttaagtTATATGAAATTATAACAAATACACATTAAATGAGGAAAATGTAAATCAaagaagacttggttagcaatgataaaacaggataaaatttatataaatatagataatgatatagtagAAGATAAAGTCTAATGAAGTAGGAGCTGATCCAATTTAGTCGAATtaggcttggttgttattgttttTGAGTATTAATTACCTCAACTAACCTAATAATTGGTTTGATAGATGACATGTATGGAGCAATTCTCAACTAGTTTGAACATGGCATAACTCAAAGACTGGAGTTGACTAATTTGGAGCAGACACATGACCAAGTAGAGAGGATGTGCTGCAACAAGAAAAATGATTCTCTAGTGATTAAGTGGCACATGGCGAAGCGACATTGGGAGGGTTCATTCCTTGGGCCTATAAAGTGAGAAGAGTTCTCACTTAGGTCATTTCCTTGTCTTTTTTCCACTTATAACTCGtaaatccttagagattttttgaTCCAAACTTCCACTACACCTCATCCCCTATCCAAGCCCTTCAACCAAACACTTGAACACAATGCATTTTTTTTCTCAGCTACAAGCGAATTGAATTCAGTTCAGTAGACTCAAGACCACCTAGCCACATTTCGATTGAACTCCACCTAACTTAAATCTTCTAGCCTCATTTCTAATCAAAAGTCAAAGCTGCAGTCGTAGTTAGCACACTTTTGTAATCTGTTATTACTTTGCCACTACAGTACCATAATTTGTATCTTCAGCAAATGTTGTTTTCAAAATCTCCACTTAATTGCAGCAGAAACACATAAAACAATCTAAACTTGTTTGTCTAAAATGTGGATGACCTTGCTTTTTCTTTCTCTGAATATACCATAGTAGATCCATGTTAATGTTCTCAATCAATGGTTTatactaaaaataaattttgtgtCCATGTTTATAAGTATCAATAGATCAGTGACTATTGTTTTTCCAGCTATACTAGAAGACTGCATTCTCATGTATCAGACAACACATCTATACATGCTAGCTACTTCTTTATTAGATAGGGCCTCTAGTATAAACTTTGGATTTAACACTAGATTAAATATTGGATAAACAGATGCATAAGATCCTGCTTCCTTACTTCCTCGCATTAGTGGTGACACCTTCAATACATAGTCTTGAAGGAACATTGCTGGTATGTGACATTAAATTCCATTGCTATTTCCTATcctaaaatatattattatactTTGTTTTATGTTATCTTTAATTTACAGCACTCTGTACTTAATCCTTTTAAAGGAAACAAACGTATGCTTGTAACCAGGATTCTTCCTGCATGCCTGCTTAAATTGAAATATATTTGTTGTTGTTACATGGTGTCTGAAGAAATAAAGGAAATAGTAGCATTCTTCTTACCTATGCAATCTCTTTGTTTATTCATGTTGAGGATTGAAAATAGGAATAATTGGATATTGATGACTATGCAAGTATTTGTGGAAATCATCCGTCACATAGAGAATATGAGTATTTGTGACAATATATGCTTTAATATGGCTTAGATGCAAATTTATTTTCCTTCTCTCTGTGTAACTTCATTTTTTATTCTTCCTCTAGGCTCATTCCAAAAAAAATCTTTGTTTCATTTTCTAATATATGTATTATCAGCAAGAAAGCAACATCTATCCACTTTTTTTTATATGAGCCCTTATTCTACAGGTATGGATACTATTAAAAAGGAAGACATTGTGTGTGATGGGTTCTAGTAGGAATTAAGAGCTTACTCAAAATAGGTCCATGataaattttcttctttggttCATGGGTGTAAAGTGCCTACGACTATAAGATATAGTTACCTAGTGTATATTATCAACAATTATTTTCCAAGAGATTATTCATTTGCAAATATCCTTGTAAAGAACACACTcttaaattattttgataaagTTTTGATATTAATCATTGATTTGCATAAGTGCAGGCAACCAGATAAATATATAGATGTTGATGACATTGCAACATCATTAAGTTAATGTTGCATTTGCTTAGAATTATGATATGAATTTCCTTTTGTTGAAATTTGTTAATCACATTCTGATAGAGATTTGTGTTAAAATCATTTCTTTATATTTGAACATATTGCTGATAGCTTTCTTCCACCTGAAACCTAtgcatatttttataatttgCATATACAACTAATCATCAAAACCTTGATATTCAAGTTTACTCATGCTTATATTGATGCTTTCAGTCTTTCATGTTTGGTGCAGGCTGGTAGAGATCTCAGGTTTTTGAGTCTGTCAATGAGTGGTTGTTTTTGTTCAGCTGGACTTATCTTGTTGGTATGAGATTTTCAAATATTGATGCCTCCTTAGATTATTGTTTTCACCAACGACCCTCTGGTATTCCAGTTCTTTCCTATATCTATATACTTCTGATCTCATATTAGAATATCTTGTCCATGCTTCAAATGGTTGCATATTTGTGCTTGTTCACCATTTTTTTTAAAGACACTTATTCTCTTTACCACTTAACTTTGCCTGTAGTCGTTCTACAAAGAGACTTATTCAGTGTTGGATTATGTTCTTCTAATGAGCATGAAGTCTACATTAAGCAATGAACTTGAACATGCTATAGTTTTGCACGACCAAATTAGACAACTTCATTTCAGTCTCTGTTCAAGGTTTTATGTTGATACACAAAAGCACTGTGGATATTATACATAGCATAAATTGTAAATTTAAACTAGTCtatgatgaaaaatataaattcatgTAGGATTTCAGTGCGAGATGTTAGATCTTAGCCATTTAACTTTGGTAAGAAATGAAATTGTAAGAAGAAAGTTATTCAACAACTAGGTTAATATCTCGAGTCATTTTGTGAACTTCCGTGTGGGTCATCATCATGTTTCCTTCTTCCATGCTATCCTAGCATTTGACAGTATTGTCATGTTCTGAAAGCTATTTAAATTTGCTATCTTATGGACTATGTATGAAATGTGCCTCCCTGTGTTCTTGTGTGCTACCTGTCTTATGTGGTTTTTTCATCAGCTTGTAAGCAGTACAGGCTTTGGTTTGCCAGGCTGCTGGTGGGCCCTTGTTGCATTTCAATGGGTAAATACTGGTACTACAAAGAGTTCCAGTGTATTCATCTATTTAAACTAACTGCCATTTGAATTTTCTATAGGCCCGCTTTACACTTGCATTACAAAGACTACTGTCTCCACGAGGTATGTTGTACAACGAAGGTAATGACCCAAATGAACTGGTGAAGTTGAAAGCTACATAGAATCGTGCATGCAACCTCAGACAGGACGTCAAACCTCCTGCTGGTTCCCCAAATTATATATCGTATGGTAATTATTTTACTGGAACCGAAGTGTGTTTCTTGCACATTAAGAATGATTTTTCCGGTTGTATATTACTCGAACTTCTTCAGATGTGGTCaagttaatattatttatttacagGGCTGCCCGTCCCTAATTAAGAAGAATGTTTCCTTGTTTATCTTCAATTGTATTGAAGAAGAAAATTACCAAATAATCTTGCTTACCTCGTCAGAAGTAGATTCTGGTGTGTATAGGAACCTTCTTTTTGCAAAGTCTTAAACTGGCTTTTACTTGTTTTATGCAGCTTCTTGTAGTTCCTTTCACATGGAGGTGTGGCTTGTAACTATTTGAATGCCGCCTTTTTTTTCCCCAGATATCCACACCCTTACAGACCCAACTAATTGCTTATTGGACTGTAGGCTTTGTTGGGGTGAGTTGCAGTCGTTAGTCGCAAAGTCGCAATCATCTCAGGTTGGATTTGGCATTGGAAGGAAAATTCCATTTTGCAAGATTTTAAGCAACcgagaaaataaattaaaattgatctgTGGAAGAACTAAGAATTTATTTTCCCTTTAATTTTACACCACTTTCACAACAACCAACCATTTTCACTAAATGAATAAAAGTATATTGTTGTTTTTATGCGATTtatcttttctttcctcatccaTCCTTAGATAAATGATGAATGATATGGAAACACCAAATCTGaaacattaaaatttttaatttttcactaCATAAGATGTTCAATCAAGCCAAGGGTGACCAATTTAatcttatgaaaattttctaccAATTATCAAGATAAATCAAGAAATACTTATGATGGATGGTTCAAAAGCTTAGCATCTTTAGTTATAAGTCTTATttcgagaatttttttttataaatatattatagctAAAAATTAAACGGTACGTGCCTAGAACACAACTGAATATTTTTATCGTTACATCATAGCCCGAGGGCATATCCTAAAACTCAATACTAGCAAATATCAATAAGTATCTTGTAAATTTATGTACTTTTGTATTTTActaatgtatattttttttccaaaatatcCTTTTGCTCATTGCACcttcaaattcaattaaaaaaaatatatatgtgaattaattactaaaatatgGATTAACTTTTACGTATGCTTAATTTTGTAAGAATAtagattaatttctaaaatatttttaatatcatttgaTAATACTATTTcaataatatttaataaattaaatttttatttaagttgTATGTCGGTATGtcattggaggtttattttttttatatcatattttaaatttctatgtttaagatgaattaaaattaaaaaaaaaaaattaagtccaTTAAAATTGTTTTTTCTTTCGTATGATTGCATTCTACTCTAATGAAATAATATGAtagattttgtaaaattaataaaatgatatttaaaaaatttccatATGATGTACTAACATATTGAAATTTAATATATCAAATATCTCAATTATATGACCTTCATTTCAATATAGAAAATTATTACATTTATTTtttacacaaaatactaataatactaatgtatatttattttcacacaaATGAAACATATGcaatagtatttgtgaaattcttaaaatatttaatgatgcaatcgaattttttttatatatttattattctaCTTCTCATTTAATTATGGTGATTTTTTTTATAGTATAGTttagttttaaatgaatataGCAATGaaagtaaaatagaaaaaaatattttttttatttttgatatttatttagtTGTATGTACTTTAGACTCTAGACTTAAATGAGATATTTTACATGAAATATTAGTTTTGTACtatattttaatttcattttaaaataagcaattagtccattgattgaaaataaataattagTCTATTCAAAAAGTTggatacatgaattatttttttttaaaaaaaaaacaattaatctACTATTGTTCAAAAACACAAGAATATAAACCTAACCACCATATACATCCCAAATTACCCTCATATTGGATTAATTTATAATGTATATATAGCAAGGGGGAGAATAAATAGTTAAGTTAGGCGACAATGGTTAAGGAGAATGAGCCGGCAGGCACCATAGTTAAGATTGGGAAAAAAACAAAGGCACATTAATAGGGAGATCAAATACCATAACTTAAGTGTGAGCTATATTACATTGCATTGCCCATCATATTCATTATTGTCTATCCTACCCTGTCTTGTTCATATTCATAATTTATATTGCCCTCGGGGCAAAATTAAGTTGGCTAGTATGGATAGAGTTACTACAATAGAATAAAGGTTCAAATCTAGACAAAGTCGAGAAAAAAGTCTTCCCCACACTAGTCAACTACAGCTTCTCGATACCTCTTCACAAATAGTCGTGGGGCCGATCATGTGAGGCGCTGGGGTGACGGATTCCACCTTTTGCTACAACAATATTCATAATTTATATTTCCCCCGGGGCAAGATTAAGTTGGTTAATACGGGGTAAAGTTGCTACAATAGGGTAAGGGTTCGAATCTTGACAAAGCCGAGGAAAAAATCCTTCTCGCACTAGTCAATTacagcttcccgatttaccttttCATAAATGGTCGTAGGACCGACCGTGTGGAGCCGTTGGGTAATGGATTCCACCTTTTTTTCTGCTATAATATTCATAACTTATGTTGTCCCCTCGGGATGGTGCGGTGGTTGAAATATGAGATATTACCACATGAGTTCTTGAGGTCAAACTTGGTGTGCTCAAGCATGCCTTTCCTTATGTTGGCCTAAGGGCGGgttgtaattaattttgataTTAGGTAAAGGGTATTTTGTAAATTTGTAACAAGTGTATGCAAGAGTGtcatgtgatgagagaaaattctGATAAATTAAGGATGATTGATGTCTAATAAAAGGAGTACTTAATAGATCAAGACTTGACAAGACAAGGAAGATTCTTAACAAAGATCCTAGAGAATTGAGAAGACAAGTAAGACTCTAAACAAAGATCCTAGAAAAGGGTATGTTCTGCTGACACGACAAATTTCATTTGTGTAACAATGAGCATAAGTGCATGAATACAATTGGGGAACTGAGGGCAAGAATAGGCTCAAACAAAATCCTTAGAAGTGACTTAGACAATACTTCAATCAATTGAATTGTGTTAACCATCAAATGATAATCATGTTGGCTCAATAGACAACTTAGACCTTCAATTTACCAATGTGCTGGTCTATTGATCAATCAGTCATAATCTGATCAATCAACTAATACTATATGTCAATTGAATGAGCATTTGACTAATCAAACAAGCAAAGTAAGGAGTCGACTCGACCAAGGGAACAAAAGGGTACTATATCATCGTCTCTATTAAAGATAGCCTACTAATGGCTACAATGAGTAGACTGATAGACTGTAAATCAATTATAATAGAATGGTTAGTTCGCTATAGTAGTCATTACTAGAAGCTACTATTAAAGCACTTGAGTGATGGCTACAAAGAGTAGGCTGATGGATGGTTAATCAATTGTAATAAAATGATTAGTTGGCTATAATAGTTGTTTCTAGAAGGTACTTTTGACTGATGGATATAAGGAGTCTACTAATGCTCGATGATTCTTCGAAGCTTTGCAGAAGCCTATAAATATGGGATATGTTGGCAATGAAAAGAATTAAACTCACAGCAAAACTACTCAGTCAAATTCTCTACTCTCAAGCACTTTTCTCCACTCATTGCAATTTTTCTCGACTTTTGTAATCAAGACATTGTAAGATATTTTTCCGcatctaaaaaatttctaaggagaAAATGGTTAGAAACATGAATGGAATAAAATAGAGATGAAGAGATTCTTTTATGCATAGATTATTAGTTTTATATTAGAAGtttcttaattttattattggtttaaattatgacacatatATTGATGTTGTAAATATATGTATAGAGAGAGACTCTCACACATGGGTGTACAGGGATGGGTACAAATCCAGAGCatggattgtactgaaccaaggttgactcgtgtgCAAGTACAACCTGTGCACATCGAAGTCGGACTGGTCGAGGCAAGATTTGCCTAAGTGAATAAACCAACGTTTTGCTGCCAAATTTCTTTTTGCTACCTGCTCAAGAAAGTAACGGaagcattaatatgaaattaatgatAATTCTATAACGCTTCGACATTTatggcgacattaaactcattaatgatgaGGATTCTTATAtgaggctggatcttgagcaaaggatAGAAAGTAGCGGAAGATAAGTGAAAGAGAGAGCGAGAGGAAGAGCAGGAAGCGAACCTCTATCCACCTGTGTTTTCTCACAAAAACTCTCTCAGCTGTGCATCTGTTCggctgaactactcgtgatagcactcGGGTAgaagtgtcaaaaatgaacccggttcgacgacccaacccgagtcgacccgaaaaaaaatatcatgtttgggttggacattttcgggttcgggtcatGTTCAGGTTGGAGGGTTAAAAATTTTCtagttgggtcgggtcgggttcgggttgacccggatTGACCTAAATATTAGGTTTAGTGGATTTTTTTTGAGTtgattgaattttattttaaaaattaagatatttttatgtgtattaatatcatgtttgtatgataatgatggaatattgagataaaagtgaagaattataggaaaaatagtcaaaaaaaaaaatttgaatcagATTTTCGGATTATCCGGGTCGAGTTCGGGTTGGTCAGGTTGGTCgagttcgggttcgggtttaggggtttggggttgaactcgggttcgggtcgagttcgggttgggttaaaaaaaattcaacccgacccgacccgacccacccgaattgacacccttacACTCGGGTGCATTCTTAGTTTGCCACAAACAACCAGTGTTTGGTTGCATGCGTGATTTTATCGTTGTATTCTGGAAAACAGACGATCCAAAAGAACCTCGAAGCATAGCCGGAGATGAgatgaatctgttttaaggaaactaCGTTGAACGCAGATCTCAGTATCTTACTCAGGGAATTCTCTTTCCGACTTGACGATCGACTCCAAATTCTGTTACACACCGCATCAACTCCACAACTCGAACCACCCGATGTTTATCAAAACCACCTCATTGACAACCTAAGATTATCCAGTCAGATCATCTTAAcagataagttaaaattaatttgatataattttaattttgtaattttttctaatatCTCCAATAATAAATTGTCTTGGAATTGATAGAGTAACCTGTCAAAAGATCATAAACCATGAAATAGAAGTCAGGGTTGCAAACTCCCTTTTTGTGCATTCTTGCTTTTAATTTTCTTTCGCAGGAAAATTTTTCTTATCGCATCTATGTTTCATTTAATGTTATTTGCTCCCCTCTAGCCTTCTTTTGATCTACAATTTCTACACCTCCAGCATCGTCGAGAAGAAGAAAGATAGCTGAAAACTGAGTGGTGATCCATCAACAGACCATAGCGATAGTTGAATGGATCAAGTAACCAAACAAGTTGAGTGTGTTCGATGAGTTGAGGGAGTCGTACTTACAAACCATTCattctttcatattttttttttatctatttactTTCCATCTCTTCTCTTATGCCACTCTGTTTATTTTAAGGTGTGCGCGCGCAGACACACAAATCCAAAAATTCTTCGCGGATCATTTTTTTGACATTTCTTTATCCGCCCAAAATTGAACAGAACAGACTTTCTTTTCCTTCCTCTCGTTTGTGTTACTAAGTTTTGCTATAACATCTATTgcattattttcttttgaaaaacacAACATATCTATTACTGGAAGGATATAATTCCCAAACCACAGGTAAGATTGTTAACCAACACCAAGAGCACAACTATTTAACTTACACAAAATCATGCTTTTCTTTTCTTGGATGATTAATGTTAAATggaacttaaatttcaaaaaggaaaaaaaagtacACGATATTCTTAGAAGGAATAGTGATATAGTTTAGTTAAGACTCTCTCATGATGGCTCGAAGTGCATCTTTAACATATGGATACTTGTACGAGAACCCTAATTTCTGAGCTTTGAGTGGGAGAACTCTTTGTCCTTCAAGAACCTGGAATTGATAGGCGCCATAATCTTGATACCATAACGAGTAGTAAGAAATGTAAACAAATTGTAGAATACTTACAACAGAGGCACCTTCACCTAGGACAGCTTTGAGGGCAAACTCCGGTACTGGTAGCCAGGATGGGCGACCAACAACTTGACCAAGTTGCTCACACATTTCTGACAATTTGACAGGATGCGGGGCTGTTCCGTTGATAACGCCTGCAATTTCCATGGTAATCAATCTTATGACAATCCTTATCCTGTTCCAACTATGTTAATCTTAAATAGAAATTATTAAATAACAATATAAACATTGTTTTATATCTAATTAGGATGCAGAAAAGCAATCCACTGAAGACCATCTTCTATTGTTGACTAATCACGAGGATAATAATGTGGATCTCCTTGAGAAATCATGAGAACCTTAAGCTCTAATGCCAAACGAAGAATTTGAAAGGCCAATTGAGGGGTGAATAGACGATTTACTGAATTCGTGTAAAAATAGTAACTCAAACCAAGCGTTAAATAGTGTTGGAGTACAAATAATTTACAATAAAAAATATTTGCAACAATAAAGTTATTAACTAAATtgcaaagaaaaaatttaaaataaaatgcaaaataaatATTGTGAGTGTGGCGACAAATCTTAATTGAAgtacaataagaaaaaaaataattgcaATGATAAAATcagagattgaaaaaaaaaaaaacacaatgcTACAAGATCCTTTAATGTGGTTCAGACTTCAGAAATCCCTTCTACTCTTGTCTCTATGGCTCATATTGCTTTAGTGTGACACTTTCCTAACAGAAAATATCACTATTAGCAAGAATATTCTTTAAATATTGTGAATACAACCTAACAAGTCTCATACCGACTAATGAGATATTTACctctaaataaaaaaattgacaATAACTATTTAAAGTAATGTGGAATGAGCATACAAAGAGGGAAAAAGCAACTTAATCTCATCCAACATATAAATAATGCAcaaatgaaaaaaataagaaactatGCAAAGCCTGATGTACGTATATGACATACACAAAGCTCGCATAGTATTTGATCAAGGCAAGACAAAAAGAGCTCATTCTTCGTAAAGAATGTGTGTTACGAGCATAGAACCTAAAGGCACAACTTATTTAGAtctattaatcaattaattggtGAAGCCGTCAACTTAACAGCCCCTCCAAGGCAGCCCTACACACTCTAGAAGGGGATAAATCACAAGAGATATTTTGCCCTAGCACAGCAGCCCTTTGCATGAGGGAGGTCAGACATTTTTGCATCCGCTGGGAATTGACCCCAAGACCTATTGGAATAAACACTCATGCAGGTACTAACTGCACCAACCAGAGGAGGCAAATAGGGGGCAAATCGATTAACCTAGgcacatatcatatatcataatatATTCTatcaaaatttataaatattttcggCATCCTTACAAGTCAAAATCTTTCCAGTTGATCCATCGATCTCATGTCAATTTATACACTCAACTAACTATTCAAACACAATGTTCATTTAAACATAGGTCAACAAGCCTTTTATAATATTAGGTAGTGATGATTTCTTTCCAGAGATTAATCTAATTTGTATGTCTAACCTGATGAGAAAATTCTTCAAGTGGcattaaagaatttaattaattacgTACAGTGTCAATATTTTTAGGAGCTTAGGAATTCACACACAAAAGAGTTATCCTCAACATGGCATGTTGATGAATGTAGATTGAAGCCCAAAATAATTGAAACTATTCAAGGTTAATTCCTTTGATTAAAaataaatgaattaaaataaattaaatattaatttgttcaattaaattTGGAAGGATCTAATTGGAATCCATTTTAACAGTTCGTTGTTTGTTATGATCTTTGGAACTAACAGATCCAAGTTATACATACAAAAGAGTTTCTATACATCAAAGGATAGTCAGTAGTATGAAGATACCACTGAGTATCCTTAAATGAATGTAACATGAAAAAAGGTT
This genomic stretch from Zingiber officinale cultivar Zhangliang chromosome 7A, Zo_v1.1, whole genome shotgun sequence harbors:
- the LOC122001472 gene encoding protein DETOXIFICATION 46, chloroplastic-like isoform X2; this translates as MMLETLNKSGYSAFLVCIPSLGELLQILAIAAPVFITMTSKVAFYSLITYSATSMGTITLAAHQVMVNVFCMFTVWGEPLSQTAQSFMPELIHGVNRSLQKMHKILLPYFLALVVTPSIHSLEGTLLAGRDLRFLSLSMSGCFCSAGLILLLVSSTGFGLPGCWWALVAFQWARFTLALQRLLSPRGMLYNEGNDPNELVKLKAT